CTGCCCGGCATCGGCAAGGCGAAGGCCGAGCAGATCGTGCAGCTGCGCCAGAGCAAGCCCTTCACCTCGGTGGACGACCTGAAGAACGTCCCCGGCCTGGGCGCCAAGCGCATCGAGGCGATGCGGCCCCATGTCGTGACCGAGGGCGCCACCACCGCCAAGCGCGTCTCGGCCAAGAAGGCCGCCGCAGCCGCCCCTGCGGCCCCCGCGCCCGCCCCGGCGACCCCGCAGGGCTGATTCTCCCTCCCCCACACCCCCGGCGCGACGAGGAGCCCGCCTCGTCGCGCCTTCTTGTTGCATCGTCAATAACAACCAAATGAATTTGATCTTGGAAATTAGTGTGCAAGAAAAATCCCAGTTAAGAAACATTTGAATTTACCTGCTTCGTCATTCGCCTTTTTAATCCGATTAACATTTTAACAAGCCTAATAAAGTTGACTTATCAATACGTTGATGACTATAAGTAGCAAGCAGTTATGGAAATCACAGAGCACAAAATCATTGCCATAGGTCGCTACAAGACGGTCCCAAAGAAAAAATCTTCTGGCGCAATATACACCCCATCGGGTTTTGCCCATTTCGTCGCAAATCAAATCCTAAACGAAGCCAAGCACCTAAAAAAAGAAAACAAAATCAGTGTGCTTGATCCTGCAGTCGGAAATGGTGAATTGCTATTGGCTTTAATTCAGCAGTTGAAGAATAATGGGTTTAAGAAAATTGAAGCGACGGGATTTGATACTGATCCCGCGGCCATTGAATTATCAAACCATAGAATCACGACTCTCCATCCAGAAGTAAAACTCTCACTCTCAGCGGATGACTTTCTTCAGTCTCTGTGGTCACAAAAGGGGGCAACGCTAGATCTTTTTTTCCAACAGCCCTTAAACTCAGGACAAACCTTTGACCTAGTGATCGCAAATCCACCATACGTTAGAACTCAAATCCTTGGAACTAAGCAAGCTTCGCTACTAGCCGATAAGTTCAAACTGGATGGCCGAATAGACCTTTATTATGCATTTTTGCTAAGCCTTGATCGAATCCTACATAAAGATTCAGTTGTTGGTATCATCGTCTCCAATCGTTTTATGACAACAAAGTCCGGCACCTCAGTCCGGCGCGGACTTTGGGAAAAGTTCTCAATCAGCAGCATCTGGGACTTTGGAGATACTAGGATATTTGAAGCAGCAGTCCTACCCGCGGTACTTGTATTCAAACCTCGGAATAGGAATAGTTTCTCCACATCAAAACCTATTTTTACTTCCATTTACTCAACGCAAAATGCCGAACCTGCGGCTGAAATGCCCTCTTTTTTTGAATCGCTAAATAAGCCA
This DNA window, taken from Deltaproteobacteria bacterium PRO3, encodes the following:
- a CDS encoding helix-hairpin-helix domain-containing protein; translated protein: MSFKKILAALALPALALFLGTFTPASVEAKAVEGVVNINTATPQELTMLPGIGKAKAEQIVQLRQSKPFTSVDDLKNVPGLGAKRIEAMRPHVVTEGATTAKRVSAKKAAAAAPAAPAPAPATPQG